The DNA window atcCCAATTCTTCCTCAACTCCTCCAACAAGAAGGCCAAGTCTGTCACTTTGCACATTGAGGGACTGGACAGCACTGTGAGTAGACTGGATGACAGTCACACTGTTGCTTTTAGGTCCGGCCTAACCCGAACTAAATGCTTCTCCCTCTGTCACCCAGGACCAGCGGGGCTTGTGTGAACAGGCTCTTCTGAAGGTCAGAGGAGTGATCAGCTTCACGTTCCAGATGGCCTCCAAGAGGTGCACTGTCCGGATCCGCTCCGACCTGCCTACTGAGGTAACACACATTTACTGTTCGTGTTTACTTTGGAAACATTTCCCCTTTAAGTATTTAGTACACAAATCAGGTAGAAGAGAATGGTGCATCTTGTTTGATTGTCCTGCTGCACTACCGTCTTGTATAGTTCCCTCTTTTTTGTGCTTTTACTGTATATCTATCTGTGGAGTACTCTGAGCATAGTTAACACCGGAGTCAAATTCCTAGTATGCTCACAAATACATGGGAAAACAAGTTGATTCAGATTATTCCAATAATCCGTGAAACTAGCTTCCCTGATCCCACTTCGTTTACAGAGTCTGGCCTCAGCCATCGCTGCCACAAAGGTTCTGTCTGCCCAACAAGTGGTGAAGAatgaagcaggagaagaggTGGGTACATATTTTTAAGTATCCGTTGGAAAATTTCTATTGTGGTGTAAAGTTCACATTCACATAacttttaaaacatacattttatctCCTTTTTATTAATGGTTTATTCAGGTTTTGattcctctgagctcctctggAGTGAAGGTCGAGCAAAACTCGGCAATACCAGATTACCTcccggaggaagaggagagcccAGAGAAGGAAGTCGACCGAGCAATCTCCCGCACTACGGCAAAGGAAGATTCCAGCGGGAGTTGGCTCAACGCTGCTGCCGGCTTCCTCACAAAAACCTTCTACTGGTGAAAGTGAGATTGTCAGAGTTGAGCTCAAAgactgccccctgctgctgtGTATGTGACATGAGTGGACATAAATGGATGTGAGCACGCCACAGGACTGCATTCTGACTGTTTTCACAGTCCGAACTTTGAATTGCCATCGATCCCTGTGACTAACTTAAAATATCAACTTGCTCCAAAGCACTTCAGATTTTTAGAATCTAGAACTGCTCTGCTTTGAATTGAATGGAGGCCCTCACACTTGAACAAATGTCTCAGGACTTCAATGCTGTTTTCTATCCACTTTTGTCATTGTGTAAATATTTTCCTTATCTTTCCATGTTTACTTCAAAACTTTCCtagtttctctttgtgttgaaAAAAGTTTTTTTGAATTGTCTGTAGTAGTTGAAAAAGTAAATACCAAATAttactgtgttttcatttttctgctGTTCTGCCTTTGCTTGAAAAAACGAAAAATAATTGCAAGAGCACATCAGTAAATCGGTAATCAATtcaaaaagttttattttcctgcCACAGCTGAACAGTTGTACAAAGATTTCAGTTTTACAGTGGTTCAAAGATCTTATCCCACAGCCTCTGAAGTAAAGGACTTGTTAGTTTCCAAAACCTCATGGTCAGTCTTAGTAAAATAGATCAACTTTATATACACAATTTAtatgatatacagtatatgtatattataCCTAAGAGGAGATGTTGCTTGTGTTAAAGCAGTTTCTTTGCAAGTCAAGTCAAGTTTCTATGGCGATAACGACATGCTATGTACCACAGGCTGAAACCATAACGTCAGCTAAAGATGTGGATAATCTCTAAAGTTTCCTTCCAGTTTGGTCGTACTGCAAGAACAGCGGGAATGAAGTGCAAAGGTTTGAAAACCAAAAACCGAGAAGTTAAATGAAAAAGATGGAAACAAAGATCACGTTAGTTAACAGCGTTTTACGAGAACCCACCCTCTTTAATCATTCCTCAGTGAAAAGCTGTATTAAAGACCCAGTTATTTGACATTACAGCTCTGACATAACATTTCATCATGATCTCTAAGACTTCAACATAAATCAAGTAAAGGAAGCTACTGTAGAGTTTGTGGGCAGAATGTCAAAAGCTCAAACCGGGAATGCATATTTAGAATTTCAGTTCCGAGTATAGACAAGCACCTCATTCTTCCTATAATGCGGTAAGGCAAAGGAACGTCAAGAATTAGCAGCATTtcatcataaaaaataaaaagatcaaaTTAATGATTATCTCAAAATTAACATCAGCAGTACATTGTTTTCCTCGCCCGTTCAGAATAAAGCGCAAACTCGGAAACAATATTGCTGCTCACCTGCCGCGGTTGGACAGTGCGACTAGAGGGAGGACTAGGCTTTGACAGGGTAAAcgggtgaaaagaaaaaaggggcaGGACTTGACGTCAGAGCAGATTTCTTTTTCTCTAAATTTGAACAGAAAGCAAAGATAGGAGCGCGAAACAGAGAATCACATTTTTATCTGTACAgcaattaaaactaaacaaaagaAATCGGTAGTTTACACATTAATCCTCAGTGATTTCATAATTTAACTTAAACTCCATGATACTCCAACGCTGCCCCAATAATAACCTCTAATTTTAAACACTATACACAcagcaaaatatattttacatgaaACAAACCTTTACTGTCGTCTCAATGCAACATCATGCACTGATGTCATCCCAGCTCTTGCTCTGATCCTGCTGTGTGAGGTCCAGGTACAACTTCACTGCTGATTCAGTCAATCTGATTACAGTATGTTCTACACAAACAAATTCAAGTATCACAACTGATCTCATTTATATCACTATAACCGTCTCTtactctctcacatacacacacacacactcagatgaaACGCTCAATGCCCTCCCTTGCTTCAGGGCACTCGGGTAGTTAGGGCTGCACACAGAACAAATATTATGGTCGAGTCTAACCGTggtaagagaaagaaagactgTTCCCCCAGAGAGTCTTGTTGAGGTTAAAAGTGAACTTTTCTCTGGAgatgctttttttaatttttagggtAGATCTTTGGGAGACGCCATCTTTGGGATGCGTGCTCTGCTGGGCCAGGGTGAGAAAGTCAAACCTCCAGGTGCTGCAAGTGCTTCCTTTGGATTCAGTCCGGCAGACCTGTTGTTTCTCCAACTCTGACTCTGACCACCTCCctgcccgtctctctctctgggtgcGGAATCCTCTCGGCCTCACGGTGGATTCAGGCAACATCTGAAAACCAAAGAAATGggtaaaaacacatcagttgCTGTGTGCTGGGTCACTCATGAAAACTTCAAATTCAAAAGTGTCTAAGCTAATCTACATtaggaaacagacagaaagcTAGTAAGTGAGACAGTAGCTTTCTATCTGTTtcgtaatgtatgtttttttttagcttcaATTTGGAGTCGTAAGCTTCCACTAGATATACGTCCATCTAAACATTTTACTGTCGCTTCCCACACACTTCAAGGGTTTGT is part of the Limanda limanda chromosome 18, fLimLim1.1, whole genome shotgun sequence genome and encodes:
- the armc1l gene encoding armadillo repeat containing 1, like; translation: MMDALSVVSQLRDLASEPQNREVIVQDQGCLPGLVLFLDHQNPDVLLATLQTLRYLADLPPNIPTMKNELGMMVSLENLMEREALSVDITALAQEVFNILRTPANAAPRTPEREKRQKSQFFLNSSNKKAKSVTLHIEGLDSTDQRGLCEQALLKVRGVISFTFQMASKRCTVRIRSDLPTESLASAIAATKVLSAQQVVKNEAGEEVLIPLSSSGVKVEQNSAIPDYLPEEEESPEKEVDRAISRTTAKEDSSGSWLNAAAGFLTKTFYW